Proteins from one Leptolyngbya sp. KIOST-1 genomic window:
- a CDS encoding IS481 family transposase, with amino-acid sequence MPTEAILDLRQRLEQLPPQSAERRHLVQDTAQLYDVSESTLYRALRRVSRPHTLRRSDHGQPRVMPKPTLERYCEVIAAIKLRTSNSKGRHLSTGEAIRLLEDVGLDTPTGFLQAPKNLLKRPTVNRYLKQWGYDYQTLKRQPPAVRFQARYSNECWHFDLSPSDLKHVKAPAWIEPGRGHPLLMLYSVVDDRSGVAYQEYHGVYGEDVVAALRFLFAAMSPKPTENVPFQGIPRMLYMDNGPIARSLVFQKVMGYLGIEVRTHMPKGKDGNRVTARAKGKVERPFRTVKEMHETLYHFREPETEVEANAWLMRFLLHYNSKPHRSESHSRMEDWLANIPPTGIREMCSWERFCTFAREPERRKVGIDAQVTIEGVAYEVEPDLAGETVVLWWGLFDSELYVEHQDKRYGPYTPIGGPIPLNKYRSFKKTKTQQRTERIEQLAKQLALPATADTPVTLPALSSAETQPSTQPFIDPDPFHEITFPNVLVAKRAIADELGRPLAKLTPEQLAEIDDILAQSLDKQTVLPQIRALFKPTPGRFHAK; translated from the coding sequence ATCCCCACTGAAGCGATTCTAGACCTTCGGCAACGGCTAGAGCAGTTGCCGCCCCAGAGTGCTGAGCGCCGTCACCTGGTTCAAGATACCGCTCAGCTCTACGACGTTTCAGAAAGCACCCTCTATCGGGCTTTGCGCCGCGTCTCTCGCCCCCATACCTTGCGACGGTCTGACCATGGCCAACCCCGGGTTATGCCCAAGCCTACCCTGGAGCGGTACTGCGAGGTGATTGCGGCCATTAAGCTCCGCACCTCGAATAGCAAAGGACGGCATCTCTCCACGGGCGAGGCCATCCGACTGCTTGAGGACGTCGGGCTTGATACCCCAACGGGGTTTCTCCAAGCCCCCAAGAATCTTCTGAAACGACCAACCGTCAATCGCTATCTCAAACAGTGGGGGTACGATTATCAAACCCTAAAGCGGCAGCCTCCTGCCGTGCGATTCCAAGCTCGTTACAGCAATGAATGCTGGCACTTTGACCTGAGTCCATCAGATCTTAAACATGTCAAAGCCCCTGCCTGGATTGAGCCGGGTCGTGGACATCCTCTGCTCATGCTCTATAGCGTCGTAGATGACCGCAGCGGTGTGGCCTATCAGGAATACCACGGGGTCTATGGCGAAGACGTGGTGGCGGCCTTACGGTTTTTGTTCGCGGCGATGAGTCCCAAGCCCACTGAAAACGTCCCCTTTCAAGGCATTCCCCGGATGCTCTATATGGATAACGGCCCCATTGCTCGCAGCCTGGTGTTTCAGAAAGTGATGGGCTATCTCGGGATTGAAGTGCGTACCCATATGCCCAAAGGCAAGGACGGCAATCGGGTTACGGCTCGGGCAAAAGGGAAAGTAGAGCGGCCTTTCCGCACTGTCAAAGAAATGCACGAAACGCTCTACCATTTTCGGGAACCCGAAACCGAAGTCGAAGCTAACGCTTGGCTCATGCGGTTTCTCTTGCACTACAACAGCAAACCTCATCGCAGTGAATCCCATTCACGGATGGAGGACTGGCTCGCCAATATTCCCCCTACCGGTATTCGCGAGATGTGTTCCTGGGAGCGGTTTTGTACGTTTGCGCGGGAACCCGAACGGCGGAAAGTCGGCATTGATGCACAGGTCACCATCGAGGGCGTGGCCTATGAGGTAGAGCCGGATTTGGCAGGAGAAACCGTAGTGCTCTGGTGGGGCTTGTTCGACAGTGAGCTTTATGTTGAGCACCAAGACAAACGATATGGTCCGTATACGCCCATTGGTGGCCCAATCCCCCTCAACAAATACCGAAGTTTTAAGAAGACGAAAACGCAACAGCGGACGGAGCGGATTGAGCAATTGGCCAAGCAGCTGGCATTACCTGCAACCGCCGATACCCCAGTTACGTTGCCCGCTTTATCCTCGGCTGAAACTCAGCCCTCGACCCAACCATTCATTGACCCTGATCCGTTCCACGAGATTACCTTCCCTAATGTGCTGGTGGCCAAACGAGCGATTGCCGATGAACTGGGACGTCCCCTTGCTAAATTGACCCCTGAGCAGCTGGCTGAAATTGATGATATCTTGGCGCAAAGCTTAGACAAGCAAACGGTTCTGCCCCAGATTCGAGCCTTATTCAAACCCACCCCCGGGAGGTTCCATGCTAAGTGA
- a CDS encoding class I SAM-dependent DNA methyltransferase: MGDLVCKPLQLGEEGLGDLYEGLLQKNAEEKKSGAGQYFTPRALIDCMVALMRPQPGELIQDPAAGTGGFLIAADRYIKQRTDDLFELSEADQSFQIHQALYGMELVQDAHRLLLMNLMLHGIESEVSEVNP; the protein is encoded by the coding sequence ATGGGCGATCTCGTTTGCAAGCCGCTACAGTTAGGGGAAGAGGGCCTGGGCGACCTGTATGAGGGGCTGCTGCAAAAGAACGCGGAAGAGAAAAAATCGGGGGCGGGGCAGTACTTTACGCCCAGAGCGCTGATCGACTGCATGGTGGCGCTGATGCGGCCCCAGCCGGGGGAGTTGATTCAAGACCCGGCGGCGGGCACCGGTGGCTTTTTGATTGCCGCCGATCGCTACATCAAGCAGCGCACCGATGACCTGTTTGAGCTATCGGAGGCCGACCAATCGTTTCAAATTCATCAGGCGCTCTACGGCATGGAGCTGGTGCAGGATGCCCACCGCCTATTGCTGATGAACCTGATGCTCCACGGTATCGAGAGCGAGGTGAGTGAAGTGAACCCTTAG
- a CDS encoding restriction endonuclease subunit S: protein MQAATVRGLNVGDGFFKAENFKFIDLETSLGLPRSQLKPGDLLITYVGTPGKVALLPSDGARYHLGPNVGKIVISNRIEDAKYLLHFIRSPLGKSAIQTTSKAVTQSSLSMKQIRSMQLPLPPLNEQRRIVEKIEELTARSRKAREALEAIPELLDQFRQSVLAAAFRGDLTAEWREQNPDVEPALNALEMLIEQNKHRKVRRGVPEKVAKPEISENWIYPETWIIASAAELIRAGGIIDLKDGNHGGSHPKVSDFTEEGLPFITAAQVKDFKIDYEGAYKVSGKPLEKLRVGFAKKADVIFTHKGSVGRVAIADRECVLTPQTTYYRVNSSFIYNKYLMWFLVSPKFILQTEAIKSQTTRDFIPITNQYTLFHLIPPLQEQLEIVRRLESLLNFLIEIEKQYLSSQQDLAKLDQSILAKAFRGELVPQDPNDEPAAVLLDRIRAEREKLAGAKKTTAKGKQ from the coding sequence TTGCAAGCCGCTACAGTTAGGGGTCTAAATGTTGGCGATGGTTTTTTTAAAGCAGAAAACTTTAAATTTATAGACCTTGAAACCTCATTGGGTTTACCTCGCTCGCAACTAAAACCAGGCGATCTATTAATAACGTATGTTGGGACACCTGGGAAAGTAGCCTTATTGCCAAGTGATGGAGCGAGATATCATCTGGGTCCAAATGTGGGAAAGATAGTTATTTCAAATCGCATTGAAGATGCTAAATACTTACTGCATTTCATAAGATCTCCTTTAGGGAAAAGTGCTATTCAGACAACATCAAAGGCAGTGACACAAAGTTCACTGTCAATGAAGCAAATTCGTTCCATGCAGCTACCTTTGCCGCCGCTTAATGAGCAGCGGCGGATTGTGGAGAAGATTGAGGAATTGACGGCGCGGAGCCGGAAGGCGCGGGAGGCTCTTGAGGCAATACCCGAGCTGCTGGATCAGTTTCGGCAGTCGGTTTTGGCGGCAGCGTTTCGCGGCGACCTCACCGCCGAATGGCGCGAACAAAACCCCGATGTTGAGCCTGCTCTTAATGCTTTAGAAATGTTAATTGAGCAAAATAAGCATCGAAAAGTTAGGCGAGGAGTACCAGAAAAAGTTGCTAAACCAGAAATTTCTGAAAACTGGATATATCCAGAAACCTGGATAATAGCCTCTGCAGCGGAACTCATAAGAGCAGGGGGAATTATCGACTTAAAGGATGGCAATCATGGAGGTAGTCATCCAAAGGTTAGCGACTTTACTGAGGAGGGATTACCGTTCATTACCGCTGCCCAAGTAAAAGATTTCAAAATTGATTATGAAGGCGCATACAAAGTTTCCGGAAAACCCTTGGAAAAATTGAGGGTGGGGTTTGCAAAGAAAGCAGACGTTATCTTTACTCATAAAGGAAGCGTTGGTAGGGTCGCAATAGCAGACCGTGAATGTGTTCTAACTCCGCAAACAACTTACTACCGAGTCAATTCAAGTTTTATTTATAATAAGTACTTGATGTGGTTTCTAGTAAGTCCAAAATTCATCTTGCAAACTGAAGCAATTAAGTCACAAACCACTAGAGACTTTATACCAATTACTAATCAATACACTCTTTTTCACCTGATACCACCGTTACAAGAACAACTTGAAATTGTTCGGCGTCTAGAATCTTTGCTGAATTTCCTGATAGAAATTGAAAAGCAGTATCTTTCAAGTCAGCAAGATTTGGCAAAACTCGACCAATCCATTCTCGCCAAAGCCTTTCGCGGCGAACTGGTGCCCCAAGACCCCAACGACGAACCCGCTGCCGTCTTGCTCGATCGCATTCGAGCTGAGCGCGAGAAACTGGCAGGGGCTAAGAAAACCACAGCAAAGGGCAAACAGTAG
- a CDS encoding ATP-binding protein yields the protein MLNPFLPETLICRESELQLVCDLVTQDRDFVVTGVPGIGRRTLLRSAAKRLGARWLEIDLLRCRNAGQFLRSLADAVVSAFNEPEELAQIQQWSLNQPLTLDQSLAAQPRLTWPPTVGKEWSLFEGLLSLPQFLAEVLNCQVIIGFHNFPHIRSWDRQGKWESHLRQEIQRQSRVSYALVATVAEPWMTVSHLPVIALSPLSDADLRPWIMNTLATTGLTFDPDSQALELFLSYVQGHVKDALTLAQRLWLSCRAIAPDPPGLIQAHQVHSTMLALVQDLSVTFEALLLLLPPTQARVLESLALDPTESPQASAYIKKHQLSRGGGLQGALTSLEEKGLIYGPQFGYRIALPLLDFWLRQRLR from the coding sequence ATGCTGAATCCCTTTCTGCCGGAGACACTCATTTGTCGCGAGAGCGAGCTACAGCTGGTCTGCGACTTGGTCACCCAGGACCGCGACTTTGTGGTGACCGGGGTGCCTGGAATTGGGCGGCGCACCCTGTTGCGCAGTGCGGCTAAACGGCTGGGCGCACGCTGGCTCGAGATTGACCTGCTGCGCTGCCGCAATGCCGGGCAGTTTCTGCGATCGCTGGCTGATGCCGTGGTTAGCGCCTTTAACGAGCCCGAAGAACTGGCCCAGATTCAGCAGTGGAGCCTCAACCAACCGCTGACGTTGGACCAGTCGCTAGCTGCCCAGCCCCGTCTGACCTGGCCTCCCACCGTCGGCAAGGAGTGGTCCCTGTTTGAAGGGCTGCTCTCCCTGCCTCAGTTCCTGGCGGAGGTATTGAACTGCCAGGTGATTATTGGGTTTCACAACTTTCCCCACATTCGCTCCTGGGATCGCCAGGGCAAGTGGGAAAGTCATCTGCGCCAGGAGATTCAGCGCCAGAGCCGGGTCAGCTATGCCCTGGTGGCCACCGTGGCCGAGCCCTGGATGACCGTCAGCCACCTGCCGGTGATCGCCCTCTCCCCCCTCAGTGATGCCGATTTGCGGCCCTGGATTATGAATACCCTGGCGACGACCGGGCTCACCTTCGACCCCGATAGCCAGGCCCTGGAGCTGTTTTTGAGCTATGTGCAGGGCCATGTAAAAGACGCCCTGACCCTGGCCCAGCGTCTGTGGCTGAGCTGTCGCGCGATCGCCCCTGACCCGCCAGGGCTCATCCAAGCCCACCAGGTGCACAGCACCATGCTCGCCCTGGTTCAAGACCTCAGCGTTACCTTTGAGGCGCTGCTGCTGCTGCTGCCACCCACCCAGGCCCGCGTGCTCGAAAGCCTGGCCCTCGACCCCACCGAAAGTCCCCAGGCCAGTGCCTACATCAAAAAGCACCAGCTCTCGCGGGGAGGCGGCCTGCAGGGTGCCCTAACCAGCCTGGAAGAAAAGGGACTGATCTATGGCCCTCAGTTTGGCTACCGCATCGCCCTGCCACTGCTCGATTTTTGGCTCCGGCAGCGGCTTCGCTAA
- a CDS encoding cation-translocating P-type ATPase yields MVPSTRSDASTDAAPAAPSGSVSTHWHTLSVAQTLALLETRLEGLDPGEVEQRQLSYGPNELKEGVSRSPWVILWDQFKNIMLLMLIAVALVSLVLDLRQGGFPKDAIAIFAIVLLNGLLGYLQESKAEKALAALKTLTSPRVRVLRCGQEQEVDAKALVPGDVVLLEAGVQVPADGRLLDAPNLQVREAALTGEAEAVTKRPELVLEAEAALGDRLNLVFQGTEVLQGRGTVLVTQTGMQTELGRIATLIQGVESEPTPLQQRMGQLGNVLVSGSLVLVALVVVAGLVRTGDLSLFDDLLEVSLSMAVAVVPEGLPAVITVTLALGTQRMVRRHALIRKLPAVETLGSVTTICSDKTGTLTQNKMVVQAVHTLGRAYEVMGDGYAPVGKLLHRGNAVSVAAAPALQGLLMASALCNDASLSSSGTVWTLLGDPTEGALLALAGKGGWGQPQLKPLCSRIGEIPFTSERKRMSVVVQAQAGVDWPMVPVVMFTKGSPELVLEQCRQHQGDDGPEPLTAGDRQAILAQNDALAAQGLRVLGLALKPLSTPPKGDLEAEEQNLTWLGLVGMLDAPRPEVRAAVVACRRAGIRPVMITGDHPLTAKAIAETLDIAQSGDTVLTGRELAHLSTEALERTVPQVNVYARVAPEHKLRIVQALQSQGEFVAMTGDGVNDAPALKQADIGIAMGITGTDVSKEASDMVLLDDNFATIVAATEEGRVVYDNIRRFIKYILGSNIGEVLTIAAAPLIGLGGVPLSPLQILWMNLVTDGVPALALAMEPGEPNVMQRPPYNPRESIFARGLGSYMVRVGILLAVLTIGLMGWAYRYTHAPGYPGDPNAWKTMVFTTLCLAQMGHALAARSDTRLTVQLNPLSNPFVWGAVLLTTGLQVGLMYVPVLQRFFGLYPLSGIELAVCFGVSALLFVWLEAEKLVIQLSLRRKMPRPSALTTAKGRQ; encoded by the coding sequence GTGGTTCCCAGTACCCGTTCTGATGCCTCAACCGATGCCGCGCCAGCGGCACCGTCTGGGTCGGTTTCAACCCACTGGCATACGCTGAGCGTGGCCCAGACCCTCGCTTTGCTCGAAACCCGCCTGGAGGGCTTGGACCCTGGTGAAGTAGAGCAACGGCAGTTGAGCTATGGCCCCAACGAGTTGAAAGAGGGGGTCAGCCGCAGCCCCTGGGTAATTTTGTGGGACCAGTTCAAAAACATCATGCTGTTGATGCTGATCGCCGTAGCTCTGGTGTCCCTGGTGCTGGATCTGCGCCAGGGGGGCTTTCCCAAGGATGCGATCGCAATTTTTGCGATCGTGCTGCTCAATGGACTGCTGGGCTATTTGCAGGAGAGCAAGGCCGAAAAAGCTCTGGCGGCGCTCAAAACCCTGACCTCCCCCCGGGTGCGGGTGCTGCGCTGTGGCCAGGAGCAGGAGGTGGATGCCAAGGCCCTGGTGCCGGGGGATGTGGTGCTGCTGGAAGCCGGGGTGCAGGTGCCCGCCGACGGGCGCTTGCTCGATGCTCCAAACTTGCAGGTGCGGGAGGCGGCCTTGACCGGTGAAGCCGAAGCGGTAACCAAGCGGCCCGAGCTAGTTTTGGAGGCTGAGGCAGCCCTGGGCGATCGCCTCAACCTGGTTTTTCAGGGCACCGAGGTGCTCCAGGGCCGGGGCACGGTGCTGGTCACCCAAACGGGCATGCAGACGGAGCTGGGCCGCATCGCGACGCTAATTCAGGGGGTGGAATCGGAACCCACCCCGCTGCAACAGCGGATGGGGCAGCTGGGTAACGTCCTGGTTTCAGGATCCTTAGTCCTGGTTGCTCTGGTGGTGGTGGCGGGCCTGGTGCGCACGGGCGACCTCAGCCTGTTCGATGACCTGCTAGAGGTTTCCCTCAGCATGGCGGTGGCCGTTGTCCCCGAGGGGCTACCCGCCGTCATCACCGTCACCCTGGCGCTGGGGACCCAGCGCATGGTGCGCCGCCATGCCCTGATCCGCAAGCTGCCCGCCGTCGAAACCCTGGGCTCGGTCACGACCATCTGCTCCGACAAAACCGGCACCCTGACCCAAAACAAAATGGTCGTTCAGGCGGTGCACACCCTGGGGCGAGCCTACGAGGTCATGGGCGATGGCTACGCGCCGGTCGGTAAGCTCCTGCACCGGGGGAATGCGGTTTCGGTAGCGGCGGCTCCGGCGCTGCAGGGGCTGCTCATGGCCAGCGCCCTGTGTAATGATGCCAGCCTGAGTTCGTCAGGTACCGTATGGACTCTGCTGGGTGACCCCACCGAAGGCGCACTGTTGGCTTTGGCCGGCAAAGGCGGCTGGGGTCAACCGCAGCTCAAACCCCTGTGCAGCCGCATTGGCGAAATCCCCTTTACCTCCGAGCGCAAGCGCATGAGTGTGGTCGTGCAGGCCCAGGCCGGGGTGGACTGGCCGATGGTGCCGGTGGTGATGTTTACCAAGGGCTCGCCTGAACTGGTGCTGGAGCAATGCCGCCAGCACCAGGGGGATGACGGTCCCGAACCGCTGACTGCAGGCGATCGCCAGGCGATTCTGGCCCAAAATGATGCCCTGGCGGCCCAGGGGCTGCGGGTGCTCGGCTTGGCCTTGAAGCCCCTGTCTACCCCGCCCAAGGGGGACCTGGAGGCAGAAGAGCAGAACCTGACCTGGCTGGGACTGGTGGGCATGCTCGATGCCCCCCGGCCTGAGGTGCGCGCCGCTGTAGTGGCCTGTCGGCGGGCGGGCATTCGTCCGGTGATGATCACGGGCGACCATCCCCTGACGGCCAAGGCGATCGCCGAAACCCTCGACATTGCGCAATCCGGCGACACCGTCCTGACTGGGCGCGAACTGGCCCATCTCTCTACAGAAGCCCTAGAGCGCACCGTACCTCAGGTGAATGTCTATGCCCGGGTCGCCCCTGAGCACAAGCTTCGCATCGTGCAGGCGCTGCAAAGCCAGGGGGAATTTGTCGCCATGACGGGCGACGGCGTCAACGATGCCCCCGCCCTGAAGCAGGCCGACATCGGCATTGCCATGGGCATCACCGGCACCGACGTTAGCAAAGAAGCCAGCGATATGGTGCTGCTGGACGACAACTTTGCCACCATCGTTGCGGCTACCGAGGAGGGGCGAGTCGTCTACGACAATATTCGCCGCTTCATTAAATACATCCTGGGCAGCAATATCGGTGAGGTCCTCACGATCGCCGCTGCGCCCCTGATCGGCCTGGGCGGTGTGCCCCTCTCGCCCCTGCAAATTCTGTGGATGAACCTGGTGACCGATGGTGTGCCCGCCCTGGCCCTGGCGATGGAGCCAGGGGAACCCAACGTCATGCAGCGCCCGCCCTACAACCCTCGCGAGAGCATTTTTGCGCGGGGGCTGGGTAGCTATATGGTTCGGGTAGGCATTCTGCTGGCGGTCCTCACCATCGGCCTGATGGGCTGGGCCTACCGTTACACCCACGCCCCTGGCTACCCTGGCGACCCCAATGCCTGGAAGACCATGGTGTTTACCACCCTCTGCCTGGCCCAGATGGGTCACGCCCTGGCGGCCCGCTCCGACACGCGGTTGACGGTGCAGCTCAATCCGCTGTCGAACCCTTTTGTCTGGGGCGCGGTACTGCTGACTACAGGCCTACAGGTGGGGCTGATGTACGTGCCGGTGTTACAACGGTTTTTTGGGCTGTACCCGCTGTCCGGGATAGAACTGGCCGTTTGCTTTGGGGTCAGCGCGTTGCTGTTTGTCTGGCTAGAAGCCGAAAAGCTGGTCATTCAGCTCAGTCTACGGCGCAAAATGCCCAGACCCTCTGCCCTAACCACCGCTAAAGGTCGCCAATAG
- a CDS encoding exopolysaccharide biosynthesis protein: protein MDNPSPRFSQEIKALLERLAHQPLTLAHVLSETAERGFCLVIGLLVLPFLFPMPPGFTTILGSACLLLSLQMALGRKVPWLPRRVAQFQFPPVLARQVLGNLRRVTRFSERFVRPRFTRLANSPSVWHVNGACISWLTLLLMSPVPMTNPLPTIGILIFVVATLEADGVMMLLGYGVTGLITAVFGLLGYGLWRSPDLLLHWFGGA, encoded by the coding sequence ATGGACAATCCCTCGCCCCGGTTTTCCCAGGAAATCAAGGCCCTGCTAGAGCGACTGGCTCACCAGCCGCTGACTTTGGCCCACGTGCTGAGCGAAACAGCCGAGCGGGGCTTCTGTCTGGTGATTGGCCTGCTGGTGCTACCCTTTCTCTTTCCCATGCCGCCAGGCTTTACCACAATTTTGGGGTCAGCCTGCCTGCTGCTGTCACTCCAGATGGCCCTGGGGCGAAAAGTGCCCTGGTTGCCCCGACGGGTGGCCCAGTTTCAGTTCCCGCCTGTGCTGGCGCGGCAGGTGCTGGGTAACCTGCGGCGGGTGACGCGCTTTAGTGAGCGGTTTGTGCGGCCTCGCTTCACCCGGCTGGCGAACAGTCCCTCGGTGTGGCACGTCAACGGGGCCTGCATCAGCTGGCTGACCCTACTGCTAATGAGTCCGGTGCCAATGACCAACCCCCTGCCCACCATCGGCATCTTGATCTTTGTGGTGGCCACCCTGGAGGCAGACGGGGTGATGATGCTGTTGGGCTATGGGGTAACGGGGCTGATTACAGCAGTGTTTGGGCTACTGGGGTACGGACTGTGGCGATCGCCCGATCTCTTGCTGCACTGGTTCGGCGGCGCTTAA
- a CDS encoding 2'-5' RNA ligase family protein, with product MSTSLLLSLKLDQATFEHANRLRQQHFPPERNVVPAHVILFHQLPGDQEAAIAHSLNTLCTQTQPFPLSLPSLQFLGNGVAIGVSSPELMQVHKTLASSWDKWLIPQDRQGYRPHITIQNKVKPETARQLYEDLDAQWQPITGRGEGLLLWYYHRGPWELAREFRFAQ from the coding sequence ATGAGTACTTCTCTGCTTTTGTCGCTGAAGTTAGACCAAGCTACGTTCGAACACGCCAACCGGTTGCGCCAGCAGCACTTCCCGCCGGAGCGGAATGTTGTGCCTGCCCACGTGATTCTGTTTCACCAGTTACCGGGCGACCAGGAAGCAGCTATTGCCCACAGTCTGAACACCCTATGTACCCAGACCCAGCCCTTTCCTCTTTCCCTGCCCTCGCTTCAGTTCCTGGGCAACGGCGTCGCCATCGGCGTTAGTTCCCCGGAGCTGATGCAAGTACACAAAACCCTGGCCTCCTCCTGGGACAAATGGCTCATTCCCCAAGATCGCCAGGGCTACCGCCCGCACATCACCATTCAAAACAAGGTGAAGCCCGAAACGGCCCGCCAGTTGTACGAAGACCTGGACGCGCAGTGGCAACCTATAACAGGACGGGGCGAAGGTCTGTTGCTGTGGTACTACCACAGAGGACCGTGGGAGTTAGCCAGGGAATTTCGCTTCGCTCAATAG
- a CDS encoding EAL domain-containing protein, which translates to MSSFAYLKTLPVDYLKIDGGFVKDILEDQVDHAMVKAISTIGGVMGLKTIAEYVENTAIFDCITALGVDFAQGYGLGHPQPLICTGTPR; encoded by the coding sequence ATGTCCTCCTTTGCCTACCTCAAAACCCTGCCCGTGGACTACCTCAAAATCGACGGCGGCTTTGTCAAAGACATCCTCGAAGACCAGGTTGACCACGCTATGGTCAAAGCCATCAGCACCATCGGTGGCGTCATGGGCCTCAAAACCATCGCTGAGTATGTCGAAAACACCGCCATTTTCGATTGCATCACCGCCCTCGGCGTAGACTTTGCCCAGGGCTACGGCCTGGGCCACCCCCAACCGCTAATCTGCACTGGCACCCCACGGTGA
- a CDS encoding AAA family ATPase — MDEGLLQRGWNALIQLKGLELPELPEGVALLPETFSSAKSVIDAAIQHCGERESVFRRTMLERFIFEHELGVQGFEAIEGAIAHSPELIRVADGKFTTQTALNLELNTIRLMQQGRGQVGAIVPSGTQLDSLASHSLNPEQQNAVEMAATTPDSVMAWQGVAGAGKTYALSVLKELTQGQGYDIQGLAPSAEAAHVLGESLGIETTTVAGLLVSQPLDAPPNPTLWIVDEAGLLSMKDAHALLRRATLEQARVLLVGDTRQLSAVEAGNPFKSLQARGMATAYLETHRRQQNGVLRSAVELVAQGQVSEGIELLAQAGYVKEEAQAQSRIQQVATDYLALTVEEREASLVLAGTNVERLALTQAMRSGLQEQGALGADGFVMQSLRRKDLTTAQASYLKAYVPGDVLVPIQDYRKQGLIRGEQYRVIAVNPEAQQVVLETPSGSVLSVDPAACPRKTMYTTQAIPIAVGDKLKWTRNNSKAGIRNGQGFMVTGLDADGTATIRDAAGQTSTVNLSGNQHIDLA, encoded by the coding sequence GTGGACGAGGGACTTCTACAGCGGGGATGGAATGCCCTGATTCAATTGAAAGGCTTGGAGCTGCCGGAGTTGCCTGAAGGCGTTGCCCTGTTACCTGAGACATTCTCATCGGCTAAATCGGTAATTGACGCGGCGATCCAGCACTGCGGAGAGCGGGAGTCGGTGTTTCGGCGGACGATGCTGGAGCGGTTTATCTTTGAACACGAGCTGGGGGTGCAGGGGTTTGAGGCGATTGAGGGAGCGATCGCCCACAGCCCCGAACTTATCCGAGTCGCCGACGGCAAGTTCACCACCCAGACAGCACTCAATCTGGAACTCAACACCATTCGTCTGATGCAGCAGGGCCGGGGGCAGGTGGGTGCAATTGTCCCCAGCGGTACCCAGTTGGACAGCCTGGCTAGCCATTCCCTGAACCCGGAGCAGCAAAACGCGGTGGAGATGGCGGCGACTACACCAGATAGCGTGATGGCGTGGCAAGGCGTAGCGGGGGCAGGCAAAACCTATGCCTTGAGTGTGTTGAAAGAGTTGACTCAGGGGCAGGGGTACGACATCCAAGGGCTAGCCCCTAGTGCTGAAGCCGCCCATGTGCTGGGGGAATCGCTAGGAATTGAAACCACTACGGTCGCTGGGCTTTTGGTGTCCCAACCGTTGGATGCCCCCCCAAATCCAACGCTCTGGATTGTGGATGAGGCGGGATTGTTGAGCATGAAGGATGCTCATGCTCTCTTGCGACGAGCGACGTTGGAGCAAGCACGAGTCCTTCTGGTCGGGGACACCCGGCAACTCTCAGCGGTGGAGGCAGGCAATCCCTTCAAGAGTTTGCAGGCGAGGGGGATGGCGACGGCGTATCTGGAGACCCATCGGCGGCAGCAGAATGGGGTGCTGCGATCGGCTGTGGAGCTGGTGGCTCAGGGGCAGGTCAGTGAAGGCATTGAGCTATTGGCCCAAGCGGGCTACGTCAAAGAAGAGGCTCAAGCTCAGTCGAGGATTCAGCAGGTGGCCACCGATTACCTTGCACTGACGGTAGAGGAGCGGGAGGCCTCGCTGGTGCTGGCGGGGACGAATGTGGAACGGTTGGCTCTGACTCAGGCGATGCGATCGGGATTGCAGGAGCAGGGTGCTTTGGGCGCAGATGGCTTTGTGATGCAGAGCTTACGGCGGAAGGATCTGACTACGGCTCAGGCCAGCTATCTCAAGGCTTATGTACCGGGTGATGTGCTGGTGCCAATTCAGGACTATCGGAAGCAGGGGTTGATTCGAGGGGAGCAGTACCGAGTGATTGCAGTGAATCCCGAGGCTCAGCAGGTGGTGCTGGAGACGCCGAGTGGATCAGTACTGTCGGTTGATCCAGCAGCTTGCCCGCGCAAGACAATGTACACGACGCAAGCGATTCCGATCGCAGTGGGCGACAAGCTCAAGTGGACGCGCAATAACTCCAAAGCCGGAATTCGCAATGGGCAGGGGTTCATGGTGACGGGGCTAGATGCCGATGGGACGGCGACGATTCGAGATGCGGCGGGCCAAACCTCCACTGTCAACCTGAGTGGGAACCAGCACATCGACTTGGCTTAG